The following proteins come from a genomic window of Natronosalvus vescus:
- a CDS encoding sensor histidine kinase, producing MPVWNRFIATVGGRRVIVLLGMLYMALAVGRILFQSATGDPAASILILASLVGGPGFVLFYFGYRLPESDIDPTFYSTIAAWCLGGFAVMAGVLSLYSLQPGVVVDSTVTISILTALASTAGLGIGIYDGEAKTRALALERQNRALEETQVELEQTVAELETSNERLEQFAYAASHDLQEPLRMISSYLKLLEQRYSEELDEDGEEFLEFAIDGADRMRSMIDTLLQYSRVQTQGSEFEPVDLEIVLEAVRTDLQVKIDESEAEITTSALPTVTGDERQLRQVFQNLLSNAIEYSGNDRPRVHVSAEQNGSEWTLSVRDEGIGIDSESQDRIFNVFERAAPADASSGTGIGLALCERIVERHNGEIWVESEMGAGSIFSFTLPTDTNQ from the coding sequence GTGCCAGTCTGGAACCGCTTCATCGCTACCGTCGGCGGAAGACGCGTCATTGTACTCCTCGGAATGCTGTACATGGCGCTCGCTGTCGGTCGAATTCTCTTTCAGAGCGCCACTGGTGACCCAGCTGCGAGTATTCTTATCCTGGCGAGTCTGGTTGGTGGCCCCGGTTTTGTCCTGTTCTATTTCGGGTACCGGCTTCCCGAATCCGATATCGATCCTACGTTTTATTCGACCATCGCGGCCTGGTGTCTCGGCGGTTTTGCCGTAATGGCCGGAGTTCTCAGCCTGTACAGTCTGCAGCCTGGCGTCGTCGTCGACAGCACGGTGACGATCTCGATCTTGACTGCCCTCGCCAGCACTGCTGGTCTCGGCATCGGCATCTACGATGGTGAGGCAAAGACCCGGGCACTGGCTCTCGAACGGCAAAATCGAGCCCTCGAGGAAACCCAGGTGGAACTCGAACAGACCGTCGCCGAACTCGAGACGTCGAACGAACGGCTGGAGCAGTTCGCGTACGCAGCCTCACACGATTTACAGGAGCCGCTTCGGATGATCTCGAGCTATCTCAAGTTGCTGGAGCAACGATATAGCGAAGAACTCGACGAAGATGGCGAAGAGTTCCTCGAGTTTGCCATCGACGGTGCCGATCGGATGCGGTCGATGATCGATACCCTCCTGCAGTACTCCCGGGTACAGACACAGGGGAGTGAATTCGAACCTGTCGACCTGGAGATAGTTCTCGAGGCGGTACGAACGGATCTACAGGTGAAAATCGACGAATCGGAGGCCGAAATTACGACGTCGGCACTGCCGACAGTCACCGGCGATGAGCGCCAACTGCGACAGGTCTTTCAGAACCTCCTTTCGAACGCGATTGAATACAGCGGCAACGATCGTCCTCGCGTACACGTTTCAGCCGAGCAAAACGGGTCGGAATGGACGCTGTCCGTTCGTGATGAGGGGATCGGGATCGATTCGGAGAGTCAGGATCGGATCTTCAACGTGTTCGAGCGAGCAGCCCCCGCGGATGCCTCCTCGGGAACTGGAATCGGGTTAGCTCTCTGTGAACGGATCGTCGAACGCCACAACGGTGAGATATGGGTCGAGTCCGAGATGGGCGCCGGGTCGATATTTTCATTTACCTTGCCTACAGACACTAACCAATGA
- a CDS encoding fumarylacetoacetate hydrolase family protein: MKSIRFRDPAGAIRTGRLERGTVHFANESYPFDSDDIEILPPCEPSKVVCIGRNYADHAAEMDSDVPDRPLLFLKPPNTLAAHGDTISVPAGKARIDYEAELGVVIGRQCRHVSEADAMNVVAGFTCVNDLSNRDDQRQEQNWVRGKAFDGAAPIGPVLASPGDVPTDAFVRSRVNGELKQDGSRSQLIFSIPELIAEITTYLTLEPGDVIATGTPEGVGPLEDGDNVEIEVEGVGTLEHSVRMP; this comes from the coding sequence ATGAAGTCCATCAGATTCCGCGATCCGGCCGGAGCAATACGCACTGGGCGCCTCGAAAGAGGTACCGTCCACTTCGCTAACGAGAGCTATCCCTTCGACAGCGACGACATCGAAATCTTGCCGCCATGTGAACCGTCGAAGGTAGTCTGTATCGGCCGGAACTACGCCGATCACGCCGCGGAGATGGATTCGGACGTCCCCGACCGCCCGTTGCTCTTTCTCAAACCACCGAACACGCTTGCCGCCCACGGCGACACCATCAGCGTGCCGGCCGGGAAAGCTCGAATCGACTACGAGGCCGAACTCGGCGTCGTCATCGGCAGGCAGTGTCGCCACGTATCGGAAGCTGATGCCATGAACGTCGTCGCCGGTTTTACCTGCGTGAACGACCTCTCGAACCGGGACGACCAGCGCCAGGAACAGAACTGGGTTCGTGGAAAGGCGTTCGACGGTGCCGCTCCAATTGGCCCGGTGCTCGCCTCCCCCGGGGACGTTCCCACCGACGCCTTCGTCCGCTCGCGCGTCAACGGCGAACTGAAACAGGATGGCTCGCGCTCACAGCTCATCTTCTCCATCCCCGAACTCATCGCGGAGATCACGACCTACCTCACCCTCGAGCCCGGCGACGTAATCGCGACCGGGACTCCGGAGGGCGTCGGCCCGCTCGAGGACGGCGATAACGTCGAAATCGAGGTCGAGGGAGTCGGCACGCTCGAGCATTCGGTTCGGATGCCCTGA
- a CDS encoding DUF7122 family protein: MGADDLEENVGQRFDRLPATADDRAVEGRATREEVVTYFHDRFGISPAVFEPYTFWEKGAGKIWVYGGESPSPARIEALGMTCLRTRQEHWKPTTDVVQRFGRHATACVIELSREQATRFAAGEDQSLEWDGDWGYLIAAHEIDGDREPIGVGLYLHGELRSMVPKGRQRSM; encoded by the coding sequence ATGGGAGCCGACGACCTCGAGGAGAACGTCGGTCAGCGATTCGACCGGTTGCCGGCAACGGCCGACGACCGAGCCGTCGAGGGACGAGCAACGCGCGAGGAAGTAGTTACGTACTTCCACGATCGGTTTGGGATTTCACCAGCCGTGTTCGAACCGTACACGTTCTGGGAGAAGGGGGCTGGAAAGATCTGGGTCTACGGCGGCGAAAGCCCATCGCCGGCACGGATCGAAGCGCTGGGGATGACCTGCCTGCGAACGCGACAGGAACACTGGAAGCCGACGACAGACGTCGTACAGCGCTTTGGCCGGCACGCAACGGCCTGTGTGATCGAACTGTCCCGGGAGCAGGCAACCCGATTTGCCGCTGGCGAGGATCAATCGCTCGAGTGGGACGGCGACTGGGGCTATCTCATCGCGGCTCACGAAATCGATGGCGACCGCGAGCCGATCGGCGTCGGTCTCTACCTCCACGGTGAGCTTCGCTCGATGGTGCCGAAGGGACGACAGCGGTCGATGTGA
- a CDS encoding DUF7344 domain-containing protein encodes MARRNSLPEETVHKLLSNPQRRRLLTFLSERRTATVDELSRHLASAEHRDNPTTDEEDARRRASVALVHTHIPLLEDHDVVEYNPERGEVALMDVFDELSHYMQTSADADTTSLLHRFVPGQ; translated from the coding sequence ATGGCACGTAGAAACTCGCTCCCTGAAGAAACCGTCCACAAGCTGCTCTCGAATCCCCAGCGTCGCCGTTTGCTGACTTTTCTCTCTGAACGGCGAACCGCGACCGTCGACGAACTTAGCCGTCATCTCGCGTCGGCGGAACATCGAGACAATCCCACCACCGACGAAGAAGACGCCCGCCGTCGAGCCTCGGTCGCACTCGTTCATACCCACATTCCGTTGCTCGAGGATCACGACGTCGTCGAGTACAACCCCGAACGCGGTGAGGTCGCCCTCATGGATGTGTTCGACGAACTCAGCCACTATATGCAGACGTCAGCAGATGCCGATACCACGTCACTTCTTCACCGATTCGTACCGGGACAGTGA
- a CDS encoding proteasome assembly chaperone family protein yields MSQIRLQDGAADLENPVLVEGFPGVGLVGKIATDHLIDQLDMRYYASIHCDGLPQVGIYREGEPIVHPPVRLYVSEPDDVLALQSDIPIGAQALEPVADCLTSWIDSHEATPLYLSGLPAEHDGNPSIFGIATGGGRDLLDGHSIGTPPEDGVVSGPTGALLNRSTERGSDSVGLVVECSPQFPDPQAASVLLEDGVCPIADVDVDVGELLNRAAEIREKREAFAQRMREMGEAESTQAQPLRMYQ; encoded by the coding sequence ATGTCACAGATCCGTCTCCAGGATGGAGCGGCCGACCTCGAGAACCCGGTACTCGTCGAAGGCTTCCCGGGCGTCGGACTGGTCGGAAAGATCGCGACCGACCACCTGATCGATCAACTCGATATGCGTTACTACGCCAGCATCCACTGTGACGGGTTACCGCAAGTCGGCATCTACCGCGAGGGGGAGCCGATCGTCCACCCACCGGTTCGGCTGTACGTCAGCGAACCCGACGACGTGCTGGCGCTCCAGAGCGACATCCCTATCGGTGCGCAAGCGCTCGAACCGGTTGCCGACTGTTTGACCAGCTGGATCGACAGCCACGAGGCAACCCCGTTGTATTTGAGCGGTCTCCCGGCCGAACACGACGGCAACCCGTCAATTTTTGGCATCGCGACCGGTGGTGGCAGGGATCTTCTCGATGGCCACTCGATCGGCACTCCGCCGGAAGACGGCGTCGTCAGCGGCCCGACCGGTGCATTGCTCAACCGAAGTACCGAACGTGGCAGCGATTCGGTCGGTCTCGTCGTCGAGTGTAGCCCGCAGTTCCCGGATCCACAGGCAGCCAGCGTTCTCCTCGAGGATGGGGTGTGTCCCATCGCGGATGTCGACGTCGACGTGGGCGAGTTGCTGAACCGAGCGGCCGAGATCCGGGAGAAACGGGAAGCGTTCGCCCAGCGTATGCGCGAAATGGGCGAAGCAGAGAGTACGCAGGCGCAGCCGTTACGGATGTATCAGTGA
- a CDS encoding response regulator, protein MSVADDIDPINILLVEDNPGDVRLTQEAFKDGRISNTLHVTRDGVEALDFCHQRGEYEDAPRPDLVLLDLNLPRKNGDVVLDELKSDPALKTIPVIVLTSSESHEDMIRSYKLHANAYLTKPVDPNEFIETIQTLELFWLSVVRLPDEVS, encoded by the coding sequence ATGAGTGTGGCCGACGATATCGACCCGATCAATATTCTCCTCGTCGAGGACAACCCTGGTGACGTTCGGCTCACACAAGAGGCGTTCAAGGACGGACGAATTAGCAATACACTCCACGTTACCAGAGATGGTGTCGAAGCACTCGATTTCTGTCATCAGCGTGGTGAATACGAAGATGCGCCTCGGCCAGATCTCGTTTTGCTCGACCTCAACTTACCCCGGAAAAACGGCGACGTCGTCCTCGACGAACTCAAATCGGATCCTGCCCTCAAGACGATTCCCGTGATCGTCCTCACCAGTTCTGAAAGTCACGAGGACATGATTCGATCGTACAAACTGCACGCGAACGCCTACCTGACGAAACCGGTCGACCCGAACGAGTTTATCGAGACGATTCAGACCCTCGAGCTGTTCTGGCTGTCGGTCGTTCGATTACCTGACGAGGTTAGCTGA
- a CDS encoding DUF6789 family protein yields MTLPDHLRRLRSRTAPDTTERATDSAAPARRTDVVDAVARGMQAGFVATLIMTAFRLPIMRSLPPSANFWSQYVTGDDPDDHVIVGLALHLGYGIQAGALFGALFALHDAERSIEPEQRGLVWGSVYGMALSAFGSQIMLKRLLGIELDADELALFHAGHLVYGLSLGAWVGSRTEGVDDPEAEYEYGDGN; encoded by the coding sequence ATGACTCTTCCCGATCACCTTCGGCGGCTCCGTTCGCGGACTGCTCCGGATACAACCGAACGGGCGACGGACTCGGCCGCCCCAGCACGTCGTACCGATGTCGTCGATGCAGTGGCTCGTGGTATGCAGGCAGGGTTCGTCGCAACGCTCATCATGACCGCGTTTCGCCTCCCGATCATGCGTTCGTTGCCTCCATCGGCAAACTTCTGGTCGCAGTACGTCACCGGCGACGATCCGGACGATCACGTCATCGTCGGCCTCGCGTTGCACCTCGGATACGGGATACAGGCGGGGGCGCTCTTTGGCGCTCTGTTCGCGCTCCACGACGCCGAACGGTCCATCGAACCCGAACAACGCGGTCTCGTCTGGGGTTCGGTGTACGGAATGGCACTCTCGGCGTTCGGCTCGCAGATTATGCTCAAACGGCTCCTCGGTATCGAACTCGATGCCGACGAACTCGCGCTCTTTCACGCCGGGCACCTGGTTTATGGACTCTCGCTCGGTGCGTGGGTTGGGTCGCGTACCGAAGGGGTCGATGACCCCGAAGCGGAGTACGAGTACGGCGACGGAAACTGA
- a CDS encoding RsmB/NOP family class I SAM-dependent RNA methyltransferase: MEPLERYRPIIDDFDAFRAACERPLGIVVRANSIKATPERVMATLDEDDIEYEQADWNPRVFRLETDAPGSTWASFHGFIHTQEEVSSVPPVVLAPEPGECVFDACAAPGGKATQLAALMDDQGTVVANDSNLGRLSALRFNAERLGVTALAVTNQDARNFSLKPLELEAFDHALVDAPCSCEGTIRKNPTTLEQWTEDHVHSVAGIQKGILRRAIQATRPGGTVVYSTCTFAPEENEAVVQHALETEDCRVVDIDLPLESSPGITEWHDETYDSTLEKAIRIYPHHNDTGGFFVAKLEVTA, translated from the coding sequence ATGGAGCCACTCGAGCGGTACCGACCGATCATTGACGACTTCGATGCGTTTCGCGCCGCCTGCGAGCGCCCGCTTGGAATCGTCGTGCGCGCGAACTCGATCAAAGCGACCCCCGAACGGGTGATGGCGACGCTCGACGAGGACGATATCGAATACGAACAGGCTGACTGGAACCCCCGTGTCTTCCGTCTCGAGACGGACGCTCCCGGCTCGACGTGGGCGTCGTTCCACGGGTTCATCCACACCCAGGAAGAGGTCTCGTCGGTTCCACCGGTCGTTCTGGCTCCCGAGCCGGGCGAGTGCGTGTTCGACGCCTGTGCGGCACCTGGTGGGAAGGCCACCCAGTTAGCAGCGCTGATGGACGACCAGGGAACCGTCGTCGCGAACGATAGCAATCTCGGCCGACTATCTGCCCTGCGGTTCAACGCCGAACGACTCGGCGTCACCGCACTCGCCGTCACCAACCAGGACGCCCGGAACTTCTCGCTCAAGCCCCTGGAACTCGAGGCGTTCGATCACGCCCTCGTCGATGCACCCTGTTCGTGTGAAGGGACGATTCGAAAGAATCCCACGACGCTCGAGCAGTGGACCGAAGACCACGTCCACTCCGTTGCCGGCATCCAGAAGGGGATTCTCCGCCGGGCGATCCAGGCCACCCGCCCGGGTGGTACCGTCGTCTACTCTACGTGTACGTTCGCTCCCGAGGAAAACGAGGCCGTCGTCCAGCACGCCCTCGAGACCGAAGACTGCCGTGTCGTCGATATCGACCTCCCGCTCGAATCCTCGCCCGGTATCACCGAGTGGCACGACGAGACGTACGATTCGACCCTCGAGAAGGCGATCCGGATCTATCCGCACCACAACGACACCGGCGGGTTCTTCGTCGCGAAACTGGAGGTGACGGCCTGA